A single genomic interval of Bradyrhizobium japonicum USDA 6 harbors:
- a CDS encoding sensor histidine kinase, with product MLDLFGHSDEARIGEIAAGYAANRTEAGTDSERRFRDLLQALPVAIYTTDAEGCITFFNRACIDFAGRTPKIGEMWCVTWKLYMPDGTALPHAECPMAIALKQNRPVRDVEAVAERPDGSRICFMPYPTPLRDERGRLVGAVNMLVDITARKQAEQRMMLLTSEVDHRSNNLLAVAQAMLRLTKADTAEEFQTVFAGRLSALANVQRLFSASRWTGANLKTIVEEELRPYASRDGERITIVGDDVRLPPTLAQSIAVALHELATNAAKYGALSGPSGRLEISWETNGAEPLVLHWSESGGPRVNEAPTRKGFGIGAVDGIIRTLRGTITRQWRPEGLVCELSFPEGVA from the coding sequence ATGCTGGACCTGTTTGGACATTCGGACGAGGCCAGGATTGGCGAGATCGCCGCCGGCTATGCCGCCAACCGGACCGAGGCCGGCACGGATTCTGAAAGACGATTCCGCGACTTGCTGCAGGCTCTGCCGGTCGCGATCTACACAACCGATGCGGAAGGCTGCATCACCTTCTTCAATCGGGCCTGCATCGATTTTGCCGGACGCACGCCGAAGATCGGCGAGATGTGGTGCGTGACCTGGAAGCTCTATATGCCCGACGGCACGGCGCTTCCCCACGCTGAATGCCCGATGGCGATCGCGCTCAAGCAGAACCGGCCAGTGCGCGACGTCGAGGCCGTGGCCGAGCGGCCGGACGGCTCCCGGATCTGCTTCATGCCATATCCGACGCCGCTGCGCGACGAACGCGGCCGGTTGGTCGGCGCGGTGAACATGCTGGTCGACATCACGGCTCGCAAGCAGGCCGAGCAGAGGATGATGCTCCTCACCTCCGAGGTCGATCATCGTTCCAACAACCTGCTCGCAGTCGCTCAGGCGATGCTGCGGCTGACGAAGGCGGATACCGCGGAAGAGTTCCAGACCGTGTTTGCAGGCCGGCTCAGCGCGCTTGCCAACGTGCAGAGGCTGTTTTCGGCTTCGCGCTGGACCGGCGCGAATCTGAAGACCATCGTCGAGGAGGAACTCCGGCCGTACGCAAGCCGGGACGGCGAGCGGATCACGATCGTGGGAGACGACGTCCGCCTGCCGCCTACGCTGGCCCAGTCGATCGCAGTCGCGCTGCATGAGCTCGCCACCAACGCCGCCAAATATGGCGCGCTGTCGGGGCCTTCGGGCAGGCTGGAGATCAGCTGGGAGACCAATGGCGCAGAGCCTCTCGTGCTGCACTGGTCGGAGAGCGGCGGTCCCCGGGTCAACGAGGCGCCGACGCGCAAGGGCTTTGGAATCGGTGCGGTCGACGGCATCATCCGGACCTTGCGCGGAACCATTACCCGACAGTGGAGGCCGGAAGGACTGGTTTGCGAACTGTCCTTCCCAGAAGGCGTAGCCTAG
- a CDS encoding J domain-containing protein, protein MPIDSSKFFDSIRVKPKGKQPEVKPRDAVVNCEWAGCQNKGAHRAPKGRENQREYWHFCLNHVREYNQNYNFFSGMNADAVARYQKDALTGHRPTWKMGANGGKKGAEAEIDMASDPFSMFSEINGRAGWRKGPQAEPKAETRKVMNAERKALQVMGLGPDSTLADVKSKYKALVKQHHPDANGGDRSTEDRLIEIIKAYNYLKTVVREA, encoded by the coding sequence ATGCCGATCGATTCATCAAAGTTCTTCGACTCCATCCGGGTCAAGCCGAAAGGCAAGCAGCCGGAAGTGAAGCCGCGCGACGCCGTGGTCAATTGCGAATGGGCCGGGTGTCAGAACAAGGGCGCGCACCGTGCGCCGAAGGGCCGCGAGAACCAGCGCGAGTACTGGCACTTCTGCTTGAACCACGTGCGCGAGTACAACCAGAACTACAATTTCTTCTCCGGCATGAATGCCGATGCCGTCGCGCGCTACCAGAAGGATGCGCTGACCGGCCACCGCCCGACCTGGAAGATGGGCGCCAATGGCGGCAAGAAGGGTGCGGAAGCCGAGATCGACATGGCGTCCGATCCGTTCAGCATGTTCAGTGAGATCAACGGCCGCGCAGGCTGGCGGAAGGGTCCGCAGGCCGAGCCCAAGGCTGAGACGCGCAAGGTGATGAACGCCGAGCGCAAGGCGCTCCAGGTCATGGGCCTCGGCCCCGATTCCACGCTCGCCGACGTCAAGAGCAAGTACAAGGCGCTGGTCAAGCAGCACCACCCCGACGCCAACGGCGGCGACCGGTCGACCGAAGACCGCCTGATCGAGATCATCAAGGCCTACAATTATCTGAAGACGGTGGTCCGCGAGGCCTAG